In Glycine max cultivar Williams 82 chromosome 7, Glycine_max_v4.0, whole genome shotgun sequence, a single window of DNA contains:
- the LOC100810274 gene encoding uncharacterized protein, translated as MEAKSHSRILEITVMSGENISVDRSSVAANVYVVVRAESLNSCTTKMVNGDGGVHAWNEKFLLGIPSYARSVTFEVQCMNYKGVRPIGVARIALSDLLSNNTKIVSESVPQMLCYGLRNWEGRRNGVIHFSVRMVAPGDNLCSETKQEKEITTVNYRGIEHEVMGIQVEAKNSTHVAIGIPVWWSYQNVI; from the coding sequence ATGGAGGCAAAATCACATTCACGAATCCTAGAAATCACGGTTATGTCGGGAGAAAACATTAGCGTGGATCGAAGTTCAGTGGCGGCGAACGTGTACGTTGTTGTTCGTGCTGAATCTCTTAATTCTTGCACAACCAAAATGGTGAATGGAGATGGGGGAGTGCATGCATGGAACGAGAAATTCTTGTTAGGCATTCCTTCGTATGCAAGGTCAGTTACATTTGAGGTGCAATGCATGAATTATAAAGGGGTTCGCCCTATTGGGGTAGCAAGGATAGCACTTTCGGATTTACTTAGTAACAATACTAAGATTGTGTCCGAAAGTGTGCCTCAAATGTTGTGTTACGGGTTGAGGAATTGGGAAGGTCGACGAAATGGGGTTATTCATTTCTCCGTGAGAATGGTGGCACCAGGTGATAATTTGTGTTcagaaacaaaacaagaaaaggaaataaCGACGGTGAATTATAGAGGAATTGAGCATGAGGTCATGGGGATTCAAGTGGAAGCAAAAAATTCAACTCATGTTGCCATTGGCATTCCAGTTTGGTGGAGTTACCAAAACGTTATTTAA